tgctggtgtttggAAGAAATGAGAGATAATTTCAGCCGCTGAGGCCGGAGCTAGAGGTTGGAACTTGGTCTGAGTAAGACTTGACTATGACGTGTGTATGGAGAAGGTGAAACTCTATTGGCGTGACTAGTTTGAATGTCGTTGGGAGACGTTGGAGGAACGACGACTAGATAAGCTATTTCGGATATCCATTCTATTACTGGCCAGGTCTTTTTGTTTCCTGTTTTTCTGTtattctctctcatctcggGAGACTTTTAAGACGTCATATGTTAAAACTGAGATGGACCTCGGCGTGAAATGGAGGGCGGGAGGATCCATCTTAGCGTGTTGTCCCATCTTTTCAGCTGGTGGAGTTGACGAGAAGTGCACTAAGCGATGCCGCAGCCGAGAAGGCGAATCAGAGGAGCGGAATAGCCAATCTTCGCATCGGAAATTGAGGAATGGGGCTCAAGACGAACTGAGGAACTGTAGCTCTGAGATCGCTGATAAAAAGTATGAGGTCTTTCCCTCTCATAACTCTTACCACGAAAAAACTATAGAGTTTGTACCCACGCTATACTGTGTAGCCTCTATTTTGTATCCGGCAGATGCATCACCTTGCGTCTATTCTACTTTAACTCGTCTGCCTGACAAGCAAtgagaagaataagaatTATCTCAATGTGGTACAGGCGGATCCCGAATATGCTACTTAATAGTGAATCCAACCACCGAAATAGACATAATACCAAGTAAGGTAGCACCACTGTGATTACCAGAAGCCCATACCAATTGATTCCAAGCCAGACCTGCAAAAGCCGCTCTGACCACCGAGCAAGAAATGCTCTCGTATAGGTCACCGCTAAGAGAAACAGTATAATTCCCACCATCTTTGATAGTTCCTCAATTAGGCGGGTTTTCTGGACCCTTGTTGACGCGTGCTGTGCTGAGACTTTGGGCTCCCGTGGTCTTCAGGATGGTTATCCTCATGTGGCTATGGGAGATGTTTACTTCTTAAGGCGATCATCAGTCGTGGAGAAACAGGCGCAAAGAGGTGAAAGCGGGGTCCTAGATGAAGAAATTCTTCTGTTGTCTCGTCCTGAAAATCGACAGTTGGTCCTTCGTAGACATGGCTTCCCGTGTCAGAGAGAATGAACTCCTGATCCTCGCTAGCAGGGGTGCAGAAGGACATCCAAAATTCGGTGATGTGTTCCACGAAATGGCAGAATAGGCCATAGTAGACAGTTTATTTCAGGGTTTGTTGCCAGTCTGCTGTTATGCGCATGTCGAGATCGATGATAGAACTCAAGAAACCCTGTAACCAAGCATCCAACGGTCGTGGAATTCCATTTCGGTCCATAAACTCTTTCAGAAGATGCCGATCGTTTTTTTCATACCCATCGATTCTATCGCTGTTGTGCGTCTTGAAGAAGCCTGAACCTCGCTGGTTCAGTAAATAAACGAATTTGCGTAGTACTATTTGCTGTGTCATTGTGAGTTTGACTTTTCCTTCTCCACGTTGGTGAGCACCAATTATCTTGCGAATCACAATACTCGTCTTGCCCTCTAGCCTGCTGAATTCGCCCTCCAATTCGCGAGGGGTTTGTGCGTTTGGTGACTGATCTGTGTACATGTCAACCAGGCCGCATACGCGTTGGACAGAAAGCTCCTCAATCTTGTAAGCCTCTGGCAAAAGTTCCAAGCAGTTCACGACCGGGTCGCCGGGGTATTTTCCTTTTTCGTGATGGTGCTTCTTGCATTTTGAGCCATTCGTGGGGGGCCTGAGGGCAGCTGAAAGGATGGTCGAAGTTCTTTAGGATGAACTGCGGGATGAAGTGCTGGTACTGCGGCGCGTCGGCCGACATGACAGCGATCGATGGATAACCGGTCAAATTACGATTTGATCTCGGCTATCGCGGTTTTTCTGTGATCTTCGAGATGTGCTTGAGCTCGGTTGAACTTGCAAATCTGAAACTGAAGCTTGGTGAAAAACGGAAGAGCGTAAGCAGCGGCGTATCTGATTGGGGACCAACTGCTTCCGCCGCAGTCTAGATTCAAGGCGGGGTACCAGCTCTTCCACCAGTCAGTTGCCAGTTACTAGGATTAGGGGTCTTCAAACTGCCAGCAATATCGAGAGATGCGTAACATCGTGCATAAAATAGAGGCACAGAAATAGAACCATAGTCGAAGCTATTTACAGTCCAAGGTGGGGGCGAAAATTCTCATAAGACGGCGTGCAGATTACACCGCTTGGCTCTATAAATATTGAGGGTAATTCGTGAAAAGTGAAAATTTAAGCATACTATTAACCTTGTACATTGAAAAGGTCTTCCATTACTTTgcgaagatgaagttcaCACTCAGTGCCTTAGCACTTGTCGCGTCTGCCAACGCGTGGACCATGCAGTTCGACTGCCCGAGAGGCTCTGGCTTCGAAGGGTCCTATTCTGGATCTAAGAATAAGGGCTGCACCTCGATCCCAGCATGTGTTCCGGGCGATCATGTAGGTCGACTTGCTTTTCATGGCTTTTCAAATACTTGTTACTTACTTTTGTTGGAATAGATGGTATGGGGTAATACCAAGAAGTCCAACTGTGTTCTGAGGTTGTACGCTGCTGCGCCGTGTGCCGCTGAACAGGAGATTGGACACTCCAAGGAGAATTGGGATCACAAGTTCGGACAAGCTGTCTTTGCCTGGGGAGTCACAAACTGTTAATGAGCTGCCGTTCCTGCTTAAGTAGAAAGGGTTCTCAACGATGTGATATCTTATACGGTTCTCCAGATAGCTATCCAAGGTGTATACATGAAATGGTTCTTCTAATCGCCGCTTCACAAAGTTTGACTAGTCAAGTTCACCATTGCCATCCTTCACTCGATACAAGATCTTAAGTGGTGCACTGAGAGTAGAAGTCGTTGAGCGCCTTGCAAGTACCAGTGGCGCAGCACTTTGGACCAGTCCAGGTATTTCCGCCGCACTGGGCCCAGAGAAGAGCGCACTATCTCAAGTTAGCACTTTTTGAGTACCTCTGGATAGCAGTGGACACTCATGGACTTGTGACTTACCTGGCCAGATGGCTGAGTCGACACAGGAGGAACCTGTGTAGATGACGCTCGGGTAGAAGTCTGTAGAGTCGTAGTGGGGTCGCTGCCGCCACCATCACCGCCGGGGGCGCCGTTGCAGGAGAACTGGAGTTACAGTCAGCCACCATAACATCGTGCGGGAGAGTTGCTTTGCTTTACATACCACTGCAGGTCCAGGAATGGTGTAGCTGTTGAAGTTGGAGTAGATCTGAGAGACCAAGCGTTAACACTTCCTTATTATCTCGGTAGGATAAATCTTACGTTGGCGGTGTATCCAGGGTCGGTTTCCTTGAAAGCACCAGGAATCTTGACCTGGTTGCTGGGAACGGTGCTGCCTCCACCAGAAACACTAATCTGGGCGCAGCTAATGTAAAACTATGATTCCTGGAGTTAGCTTTTGTGCAACTGAGACTTGGAATATTGTTGTCTTACCTGGGGAATACCCGCAGGCCAAGGGTTGTGAATGCCTAGACTCTGGATGCGAAGGAGATATTCGCCGTTGGCAATGCAAGTAGGGAGGTTAAAGGTGTAGCTGACTGCAAGCACAATAAGGTCAGATCATGAAAGGATTACTCCCATGGTTGCCAACTCACTGTACATGGGCCAAGTTGAGGTGCTGCCACTGAAGGTAGGACCTGTCAATCCGTTGTTAGCCGCCCTTCTATTTATTCTTCTGGATGGGAGCATCATACCCCagtccttgatcttgaaccAGCCACCGCTTCCATCATACGACGAGGCAGTGCTAGGCGCCTTGGACATGTACACCGAAATCGGTCCTTGGTGGTAAACAGCAGTGTCAAGTGTGAAGGTAATCGAGTCGCCAGCCTTTACTCCGACGGTCTGCGTGTTGGCTCCGGAGGTGCCGACATTGCATCGGAGATCGTTAGAATCCAGATCTATGATATAACTGTTAGTAGGCTACTCTATGAACGCTCTTAGTAGGTAGACACACCAGTAACAGGAGAGTTGTAGTTTGTGTTCTGTCGAATGTACTGGAAGACTGGATACTTGGTTGACCCAACACTGAGCTGCTGGAAGATATAATGAGCAGATGTGCTCTGCACCAAGGCAACAACCGCCGCGATTGAAGTAGCGATCTTCATAATTATGTCTCGAGATGATGCTGATTGAGGCTGGCCAAAGGAGAAGTTAGGGGTGATGCAGGTTCAGGAGCGAGATATAAAAGAATGCTGCGGGTCGAACGGCACGGACTTATGAGTGATCACGTTCCTGATGGCAGTTTCGCTGTCACCCAATGAGAATGATATGATGAGCCTCCATTATAGCTCAGTTATAGATTGAGTGGTCTCGATGCGTCAACTGACAACGCTGTCAAGTTCCGACAGCCCAAAAAGGGAAATTATGCTGATGAATCTGGTCAATGACAACCCACCACGGTCCAgagatggatgtgatgaagaagcatgGTTGTTCTTCTGTATAGCAAGATCTAGGGAGGCGCGGGAGTTGCCTTTCATCGTGGGCCTCTATTGTCGTACATCTGATAGCTATCTTGAGTCGAGCCTTTTGTTTGTGCG
This DNA window, taken from Fusarium fujikuroi IMI 58289 draft genome, chromosome FFUJ_chr11, encodes the following:
- a CDS encoding related to cellulose binding protein CEL1, which gives rise to MKIATSIAAVVALVQSTSAHYIFQQLSVGSTKYPVFQYIRQNTNYNSPVTDLDSNDLRCNVGTSGANTQTVGVKAGDSITFTLDTAVYHQGPISVYMSKAPSTASSYDGSGGWFKIKDWGPTFSGSTSTWPMYISYTFNLPTCIANGEYLLRIQSLGIHNPWPAGIPQFYISCAQISVSGGGSTVPSNQVKIPGAFKETDPGYTANIYSNFNSYTIPGPAVFSCNGAPGGDGGGSDPTTTLQTSTRASSTQVPPVSTQPSGQCALLWAQCGGNTWTGPKCCATGTCKALNDFYSQCTT